Within Actinoplanes sp. L3-i22, the genomic segment AGGATCCCGCCCACCGTCTCGTGGGACACCGACTGGTAGTCCTTGGCCGGAAGACGCACAGTCGCATCGGCTATCAGGCGGACCGGCGGCTGGGTGGCAGCGTCATAGATCTTGTGCACGGCCGAGACGAAGTCGCGCACCGGCCCGTCAGGGACTTTGTCGCGACCCGGCATGGGGATGGCCACGTCGATACGCTCCGGCTCGGTAGCGCGTCAATTTATGTCAAGCTCGAGGATTCCATGCCGCGGTAGGCGTCCACAATGGCAGTCCTTGCCCAGGACGTACATCCCGCTCGAGTTCTTTTGGCGAACACACGGACGAGTGATGGCAAGTCCTTATTGATCGTCCGACTCGTCAATTGACAAGCAATGATCACTGGTTTGGACATCGAGAAGGCCACTCGGGCCTGTCAAGAGATGTCGGCATCGAGGCGGAAGCCCTTTCGCTTGACTTCCGGACTATTCAGCCTTGGTCGTGTACCCCATGACCTTCCGAGGAGCTGACATGTTCGATCTACCCGATCCGCCGACCCTGATCGCCCTGGCCCGCCTGATCGAAGCGGCATCCGCGGCTCTCGTCGCCGCCACCGCTCTCTGGACCCGCCGACGGCCGCCCCGAGAACGTCGGCCCCGCCGAGGCCGCCTCCCCCGGCCCCAGCGACCACCCCGCTTCCGGCGGCCACCGCGCTACGGACGAACGCCCCGGCACGGACGTCGTCCGCACACCCAGCGGCCTCCCCGCCACCGGCAGCCACGCCGTAACCCGGACGAGGCGGCTGATTGAGACGGTGCCGGCCCGGGCGACGGCGTTCTACCGGTTCGTTTGCCGGGCCAGTATGTCGATGACCGCGGCAGCGTGCTCGTTCAGGTAGAAGTGGCCGCCGGGGAAGACCTGCAGGTTGAACGGGCCGGTCGTGCGGGCGCTCCAAGCCCGGGCCTCGGGCTCGGTGACCTGCTCGTCCCGGTCGCCGATCAGGGCGGTGATCGGGCAGGTCAGGGGTGGCCCCGGCCGGTAGCGGTAGGTCTCCGCGGCCCGGTAGTCGGCCCGCAGCGCCGGCAGCACGGTCCGCAGGATCTCCTCGTCCCGCAGGACCGCGGCGTCGGTGCCGCTCATCCGGGCCAGGTCGGCGACCAGGCGGTGGTCGTCGACCAGGTGCATGCCCTCGTCACGCGGGCGGGTCGGGGCGCCGCGGCCGGAGACGAACAGGGCGGTCAGGTCGGCGCCGGGCAGCCGGCGGGCGACCTCGAAGGCCAGGCTGGCGCCGAGGCTGTGGCCGAAGAACGTGACCGGGCGGTCCAGCCACGGTTCGAGCTGCGGGACGATCATCTCGGCGAGCTCGATCAGGTCGCCGACGCACGGCTCGTGCCGGCGGTCCTGGCGGCCCGGGTACTGCACGCCGAGCACGTCGGCGCGCGGGGCCAGGGCGCGCGAGACCGGGAAGAAGTACGACGCCGAGCCGCCCGCGTGCGGGAAGCAGACCAGCCGGGCGGGCGCCTCCGGGGCGGGGTGGAACCGCCGGATCCAGGCGCCGGTGTCCAGGGACGTGACGGTCATGGTGCGGCTCCGATCGGGGTGTCGTAGGAGCGCCGGACGTACGACAGGTCGTCGAGCAGGCCGGCCGAGGTGAGCACCCGGGTGCCGGAGCCCGCGGGCAGCGGCATCGAGCCGGTCGCGGCCCAGCGCAGCCGGCCGTCGGTGTCCAGGTACGCGCGGGTCCGGCCCATGTTGTCCGGGTGCAGGCAGAACGGGATGTCCAGGATCCCGTGCCGGAACGCGGCGAGCAGTGCCCGTCCCAGGTCGGCGTCCAGATTCAACACCGCATGGACAAGAGCGAGGGCTTCGCCGTACGTCTCCGAATCGTCTTGTGAAGGGGTTGGCGAAGCCCGCACGGCGCCGGCCCGTTCCAGCGCGGTGACGTTCTCGGCGATCGTCGGGATGCGCTGCGCCTCGGCCTCGGTCTTGACGATGAGCCGCTCGGCGCCGGTGGTCAGGGCGAGCTCGGCGGCCCGCTCGAGCAGCCGGTACGCGCCGGCCGTGGTGTACGGGTACACCCCCATGTACGCGTAGACGACGACGTGCCAGTTCGGGGTGGGCAGCAGGTCGGCGCAGAGCCGGCGCAGCGCCGCGACCGCCTCGACGTCCTGGGCGAAGTTGGTCTGCTGGGCGTAGCTGACCGACAGGCTGCGCACGCCGTGCTGGTGGAAGAAGAGGGCTTCCAGCACGCTGATCGCGACCAGTTGTGAGGGCGGGCAGAGCTGGCCGAGCATGCAGCCGCCGAACGTCTCCAGGTGCGGTTCGGCGCCGTGGTCGCGCAGCGTCGCGAACAGTTCGGTGCCGCGCCGCCAGTTGGCGACCGAGTCGGCCAGCGGGGTGCGGCCGTAGGGCAGGCAGTACGACACCGGGCCGCCCTCGCTGGCGTTGAGCCGCAGCGCGACCAGCGCCTCGAAGATGTGCGCCGGCACCGCGGACCCGTGCCGGACCTGGACCGGGAAGTCGTCGTCGCGGACCCCGTCGAGCAGGGCGCGGGTGACGTCGTAGGGGTGGTTGACGATCGGATAGCCGTTGAGCTGCACGCCGTCGGCGAGCGCCCGTTCGGCGGCGGCCAGGTCGGCGACCCGGGTGTAGCTGTCCAGCGTGATCGTGCCGACCGTGGTGGCCCGCGCCGCCCGGGTGGCCCGCAGGCCGGCCCGCATCCGGACCGGGTCGCTGATGCCCATCCGGGGCTGGACGACCAGGGACCCACGGCCGCCGCGGCGGCGCACGAACTCCCCGAAGTCGACCGGGGTGTCCGTGGCGCCGCCGCGGCTGACTGTGCCGCCGGGACTCATACCGGCACTCCGGTGCCGCGGACGAACTCGCCGAAGTCGACGCGGTGCGCAACACCGTCCTCGAAGACCTCGGTGAAACCGGCCGCGCGTAGTTCCTCGGAATAGGAGCCGCCGGTCACGCCGAGCTTGCCGCCGATCACCACCGGGGTGTCGAACAGTTCGGGACAGGCCCGCAGCGCGCCGATCACGCGCCGGCCGTCCTGGTGGCCGTGCCCGTTCACCGAGCTGATCGCGACCAGGTCCGGCCGCAGCTCACGGCACTCCTTGACGAGCAGGTCGTCGGGCACGCAGGCACCGAGGTTGGTGACCGTGTAGCCGTGTTCCTCCAGCAGCAGCTGCAGGAACACCAGGTTCCAGGTATGTGAATCGGAAGCCACGGTGGAGACGATCGCCAGGTGGTTGCCGTTGGACACAAAAACTCCATTCAGAAGGGATGCGGTGTCACATCCGGACGCGGGGTCCCTCGCCCGTCGACCAGGTGCGCTCGTGCTCGATCCGGGAGACCGAGACGACCTCGGTGCCACGGATGACCACCTCGGTCGGGGCCGGCCGGCCGAGGAACATCAGCAGGCTCGCGGTGGGTCCGTAGGCGCCGGCGTTCGGGATCGCGACGGTGTCGCCGATCGCCAGGTCGGGCAGGGCGATCTCCCGGCCCAGCACGTCGCCGGGCGTGCACAGCGGCCCGACCAGGCTGGCCTTGCGGGTCGGTTCGGCGTCCGGCTGCACCGCCACCGGCAGCAGCCGGCCCAGGCCGGACATCCCGCCGAAGGTGTTGATCCCGGCGTCGGCGATCACGAAGGACCGGCCGCGGCTCTCCTTGATGTTGATCACCCGGGTGATCAGGGTGCCGGACGCGCCGACCAGGTAGCGGCCGGACTCGCAGGCCAGCTGCGGGCTGCCGGTGCGCCACTCCGGGAAGTGCAGGTCGAGCGCGGCGGACAGCTCGTCGCGCAGCTTCGGGTACGACGCCCGGGCGCCCGGCACCGCGTACGGCACGGAGAACCCGCCGCCGATGTCGAGGAACCGCAGCGGCAGGTCGTGCTCGGCGCACAGCTCGGCCGCCACGCTCAGCGTGTGCCGGAACTCGCCGATCAGGCTCTCCTCGTCCCGCGCGTTGCTGAGCGGGAAGAAGTGCAGGCCGGCCAGCTCGGTGCCGGGCACCGCGCGCAGCGCCGGCATCTGCTCGGCGAGGGTCTCGCTGTCCAGGCCGAACTGCGACGGGGTGCCGGTCATCCGGATGCTGGTGGTGGCCGAGGCGGCCACGTGGTTGATCCGCAGCAGCGCCTGGGCGACGACGCCCTGCCGCTGGGCGGCGGCGCCGATGTGCTGCAGGTCGGTGAGCGACTCGACGGAGAACATCCGGACGCCGGCCAGCAGCGCCACGTCCAGCTCGCCGTCGGTCTTGCCGGGGCCGGTGTAGAGGGTGGTCGCCGGGTCGTGCCCGGCGGCGACCGACACGGCCAGCTCGCCGGTCGAGCTGACCTCGGTGCGGCAGCCGTGGCCGGGCGTGCCCTTGAGCGCGGTGAGCAGCTCCGGGTGCGAGTTGGCCTTGACCGCGAAGAACAGCTCGAACTCGGCGGGCAGCGCGCCCAGCAGCTCGTCGCGGGCCGCCTCCACCTCGTCCAGGTCGTAGACGAACAGCGGGGTGCCGTAGTCGGCGGCGAGCCGGTCGGCGAAGTCCTTGGACAGGCTCATCAGTCGTTCTCCAGCATCTCGACGAGGGCCTGCCGGGCGTTCTTGCCGTGCAGGGTGAGCGGGAAGGTCTCCAGGACCCGGCAGACGGCCGGCACCTTGGCCGGTTCCAGGCGTGCCGCGAGCTCCTTGACGACCACCTTCGGGGCCAGGTCCGACTCGACGAAGATGGTCAGGTCGTGGCCGTTGCCGGGCGGCACCGCGGCGGCGGCGCGGACCCCGCCGATGTCCATCGCGGCGGCCTCGATCTCGGTGGTGCTCATCCGGATGCCGCGGCGCTTGAACATGTCGTCGCGGCGGCCCTCGAAGTACAGGTAGCCGTCGGCGTCGACGCTGCCGTAGTCGCCGGTGTGCAGGCGCAGCTCGCCGGCGGCGGTGCGCCGGAACGTCTTCGCGGACAGCTCGGGCAGCCGCCAGTAGCCGGGCATCACGTGCGGGCCCTCGACGCAGATCTCGCCGACCGTGCCGGCCGGCACCTCCACGCCGTCGGCGTCCAGGACCCGGACGGTGGTGCCGCGGAACGGCCGGCCGACCGAGTCGGGGCGGTCGCGGTCCTCCTCCGGGGGCATCACGGTGATCCGCTTGCACTCGGTCTGGCCGTACTGGCGGACCACCCGGACCCCGGGGAACGTCGCGCGCAGCGTCTCGATGGTGGCCGCCGGCAGCGCCGCGCCGGTGTTGCTGATCAGCCGGACCGGCGGCATCGGGTCCTCGGAGCGCTTGGCCAGCAGCGTGATCATGGTGGCCAGCGACGGCACGATCGGCACCACGGTGGTGCCGGTCTCCCGCATCCGGCGCAGCAGGACCAGGTCGGACTCGTTGTCGGCGAGCACGATCTCGGACCGGCCGAGCGCGCAGAGCAGCACCTTGTAGAGGCCGTAGTCCCAGGACAGCGGGAAGCGGCAGAACACCACGTCGTCCGGGCGGTAGTCCATCTCCGCCTGGATCGCCCGGGAGGCGAAGGTGACCTGGGCGTGCGGGGCCATCACCGCCTTGGGCCGGGCGGTGCTGCCGGAGGTGTAGATCAGCGCGGCCAGGTCGGTCGGCCGCACCTGGGTGGTCCGCGGCGAGCGCGGGCCGCGGGACAGGTGCAGGATGTCCAGGGCGACGTCGTCGAAGTCGTGGACCGGCGCGACGTCGAGCTCCTTGAGGTTCTCGGCCAGCTCCGGGGTGGCGATGATCAGCGCCGGGTCGGCGTCGCGGACCACCGAGGCCAGGTGGAACTGCTTCATCGACTTGTTGATCGGGACCAGGACCGCGCCGGCCCGGGACGCGCCGTAGAACATCGCGACCAGCTCGATGCGGGTCGGCGACTGGACCAGGACCCGCTCGCCGGGGCTCACGTTCTGCGCCCGCAGCCAGGTGGCGAACGCGTGCGCGCGGTTGGCGAGCTGGGCGTACGTCCAGCGACTGGTCGCGTCCCGGACCGCCCACCGGGTCGGCGAGTCGTGCTCGGCGTCGTCGAGGAGCTCGTGCACCAGCTGGTTCATGACCGTTCTCCTGTCCTGAGCTGGGAGGTCGCCTCCGCGGTGAGCCGCAGCCGGTCGATCTTCTTGTTGGTGTTCAGCGGGAACTCGGTGACGTGCCGGTAGTGCCGCGGGACCATCTGCGCGGGCACGGTGCGCCCGATGTGGCGGGCCAGCGCGGCCGGCGCCTGCTTCGCGCCGGTGTAGAAGACGAGCAGCTCGGTGGTGCCGCCGACGGCCGCGCCCACGGTGACCGCGTCCTCCACGCCGGGGGCGCTGCGGGCCGCGTGGTCCATCTCGCCCAGCTCGACGCGCAGCCCGTGCACCTGGACCTGGGAGTCGGCCCGGCCCAGGTAGACCAGCTCGCCACCGGCCACCTCGGCGACCAGGTCGCCGGTGCGGTAGTAGACGCGCCCGTCCAGCTCCAGGTAGCGGCCGGCGTCGTGGCGCGGGTCGAGGTAGCCGGCCGACAGCTGCGGGCCGGCGATGCACAGCTCGCCGTCGACGATCCGCTGGTCGTGCCCGTCGTGCAGGTGGCCGAGCGGGACCACGCCGTTCACGCCGATCGCCGTGGAGACCGCCGGGGACCAGGTGTGCCGGTGCGTGGTGATGGTGATCTCGGTGGGGCCGTAGACGTTGACCACCGACGAGTTCGGCGCCGCGGCCTGCCAGTCGGCGGTGTCGGTGAAGCGCAGCGCCTCGCCGCCGAAGTACGTCCAGCGCAGCGTCGGCATCGCGCCGGGCTTGAGCCGCCCGGTGCGCCGGACCAGGCCGATCGTGCTGGGTGCGGAGAACCACACGGTCACGCCCTGCTCGGTGACGAACCTCGGCAGGTCCCGGTAGTGCGGGCCGAGCACCGCGACCAGCCGGGCGCCGGCGCCCCACGCGCACCACAGGTCGGAGACGGCCGAGTCCCAGTTCAGGTTCGCGGCCTGGGAGAAGACGTCGTCGGCGGTGAAGTCGTACCAGCTGTCCATCAGGTCGAAGTAGTGGTTCAGGTTCGCGTGGCTGAGCCGGA encodes:
- a CDS encoding thioesterase II family protein — protein: MTVTSLDTGAWIRRFHPAPEAPARLVCFPHAGGSASYFFPVSRALAPRADVLGVQYPGRQDRRHEPCVGDLIELAEMIVPQLEPWLDRPVTFFGHSLGASLAFEVARRLPGADLTALFVSGRGAPTRPRDEGMHLVDDHRLVADLARMSGTDAAVLRDEEILRTVLPALRADYRAAETYRYRPGPPLTCPITALIGDRDEQVTEPEARAWSARTTGPFNLQVFPGGHFYLNEHAAAVIDILARQTNR
- a CDS encoding methylaspartate mutase produces the protein MSPGGTVSRGGATDTPVDFGEFVRRRGGRGSLVVQPRMGISDPVRMRAGLRATRAARATTVGTITLDSYTRVADLAAAERALADGVQLNGYPIVNHPYDVTRALLDGVRDDDFPVQVRHGSAVPAHIFEALVALRLNASEGGPVSYCLPYGRTPLADSVANWRRGTELFATLRDHGAEPHLETFGGCMLGQLCPPSQLVAISVLEALFFHQHGVRSLSVSYAQQTNFAQDVEAVAALRRLCADLLPTPNWHVVVYAYMGVYPYTTAGAYRLLERAAELALTTGAERLIVKTEAEAQRIPTIAENVTALERAGAVRASPTPSQDDSETYGEALALVHAVLNLDADLGRALLAAFRHGILDIPFCLHPDNMGRTRAYLDTDGRLRWAATGSMPLPAGSGTRVLTSAGLLDDLSYVRRSYDTPIGAAP
- a CDS encoding cobalamin B12-binding domain-containing protein, with product MSNGNHLAIVSTVASDSHTWNLVFLQLLLEEHGYTVTNLGACVPDDLLVKECRELRPDLVAISSVNGHGHQDGRRVIGALRACPELFDTPVVIGGKLGVTGGSYSEELRAAGFTEVFEDGVAHRVDFGEFVRGTGVPV
- a CDS encoding type III PLP-dependent enzyme; this translates as MSLSKDFADRLAADYGTPLFVYDLDEVEAARDELLGALPAEFELFFAVKANSHPELLTALKGTPGHGCRTEVSSTGELAVSVAAGHDPATTLYTGPGKTDGELDVALLAGVRMFSVESLTDLQHIGAAAQRQGVVAQALLRINHVAASATTSIRMTGTPSQFGLDSETLAEQMPALRAVPGTELAGLHFFPLSNARDEESLIGEFRHTLSVAAELCAEHDLPLRFLDIGGGFSVPYAVPGARASYPKLRDELSAALDLHFPEWRTGSPQLACESGRYLVGASGTLITRVINIKESRGRSFVIADAGINTFGGMSGLGRLLPVAVQPDAEPTRKASLVGPLCTPGDVLGREIALPDLAIGDTVAIPNAGAYGPTASLLMFLGRPAPTEVVIRGTEVVSVSRIEHERTWSTGEGPRVRM
- a CDS encoding class I adenylate-forming enzyme family protein, translated to MNQLVHELLDDAEHDSPTRWAVRDATSRWTYAQLANRAHAFATWLRAQNVSPGERVLVQSPTRIELVAMFYGASRAGAVLVPINKSMKQFHLASVVRDADPALIIATPELAENLKELDVAPVHDFDDVALDILHLSRGPRSPRTTQVRPTDLAALIYTSGSTARPKAVMAPHAQVTFASRAIQAEMDYRPDDVVFCRFPLSWDYGLYKVLLCALGRSEIVLADNESDLVLLRRMRETGTTVVPIVPSLATMITLLAKRSEDPMPPVRLISNTGAALPAATIETLRATFPGVRVVRQYGQTECKRITVMPPEEDRDRPDSVGRPFRGTTVRVLDADGVEVPAGTVGEICVEGPHVMPGYWRLPELSAKTFRRTAAGELRLHTGDYGSVDADGYLYFEGRRDDMFKRRGIRMSTTEIEAAAMDIGGVRAAAAVPPGNGHDLTIFVESDLAPKVVVKELAARLEPAKVPAVCRVLETFPLTLHGKNARQALVEMLEND
- a CDS encoding AMP-binding protein — protein: MTTLDMVASPGPVTPAGGAPGGVHARFGRGLRTNPDGTAIQAGDRTVSYTEAHELALQYAGSLRRVLPRPAPIAVLAGRGVEAYLGILSCLYAGATAAPMLTDFPAARLVEMIRAAGVRALFVDAEGAELLPKLRELGVDLPVLVAAGQADVTRPIVTVPEHRLDEPFRPDPRDIAYILFTSGSTGTPKGVRLSHANLNHYFDLMDSWYDFTADDVFSQAANLNWDSAVSDLWCAWGAGARLVAVLGPHYRDLPRFVTEQGVTVWFSAPSTIGLVRRTGRLKPGAMPTLRWTYFGGEALRFTDTADWQAAAPNSSVVNVYGPTEITITTHRHTWSPAVSTAIGVNGVVPLGHLHDGHDQRIVDGELCIAGPQLSAGYLDPRHDAGRYLELDGRVYYRTGDLVAEVAGGELVYLGRADSQVQVHGLRVELGEMDHAARSAPGVEDAVTVGAAVGGTTELLVFYTGAKQAPAALARHIGRTVPAQMVPRHYRHVTEFPLNTNKKIDRLRLTAEATSQLRTGERS